The Strix aluco isolate bStrAlu1 chromosome 21, bStrAlu1.hap1, whole genome shotgun sequence sequence TGAGCGGCCAGCCACTGGTTTGTTCTCGGAGGAGCCAAGCTGGGGGTCTGAAAGGGCCCGACAGCTaatgccctctgctccctcccggtCTTGCAGGGTCGCCTCCCTCTGCAAGACATGTCGTGCTACAGCCCGTGCCTGCCAGCCAcctgcggcccaaccccgcttgccaacagctgcaacgagccctgcgTCATCCGGTGCGCCGACTCCAGCGTTGCGATCCAGCCCTCGCCAGTGATGGTGACGCTGCCGGGCCcaatcctcagctccttccctcagagcacagccgtgggatccaccGCGTCGGCTGCCGTggggagctccctcagcgctgccaGTGTGCCCATcgcttctgggggctccctggggctgggcggcTTTGGGTGGTCCGGTCTGGGCCGCGGGCTCTGCGGGCCTCTGGGACGGGGCAATCTCTTATGCTGAAGCCCGTGGATCGCTTGCCCGTGATGGAGCACCAGGGGCCTCGAGGAAAGTCCAGGAGCCAGCCCCGAGGGAGCGGCCTTCCGTCTCTTCCCAAGgaagcctctctctttccccctcttgctctgctttaCCTTACGCTCCCCATCAAACACCTCCACCTTCCTTCCGTAGCAATGCGTCTAGAGCATACGTGACTGCCAGAGCCTTGAGGGGGAGTTGCACAGGAAGCATGCCTGGCGTGGAGGTTTTCCTTCCGACGGCAgcacttctctgagcttttctcGGCCTCCAACATGCATTGCTTCAGCTCtcgccttttccattttcctttgattttctcattaaagacatTGGGCATCACAGCTTTGCTAGAGAGCCGTGTttcattctcccttcttctccagtCCCAACCAGCGGACTGTCCAAGAGAGTTCCTCCCTTGCTACAGCTACGGATTTTTCCATAGCTGCCGGGTTTCGCCCCTGACAGCCTATAACAATGGAGACAAGGCCAGCTTGGTGGGGGggagagctcttcagctcttctggaaggagCCCCATTACTCATCGGCACACCTCAAAAGCCACGACATAAAGCATGAAGGGAGCCGGAATtgccacagaatcatagaattgccCCAACTGATAGGGACCCccaaagatcatctagcccaacctttTGCAGGAAAGGGAGCccagatgagattatctagcgccctgtccaattgcatcttgaaaacctcctgtCACCAGAATTCTACcacgtccctggggaggttgttgtagtgaatgattgttctcactgtaaaatatgTCTTCCTTGTATGAAGGCGAAACCTCTCCCGcttgctccctcttctctccGTGTGGCTCTTTGTTAAGAGGGAGTGTGCGTCGTCTTTGTAGCTGCCTTTAGatactggaaaactgtgatgagtgcaggggaagagcagcacagcacagcacgagACTCGGTATGGCGTGTttgtgggaggaagcagaggtgggagaagggagggttCAGGGTGGTCTTGGGAGGAAGAAACGTGAGGAAACTAGAGGGAAGATGGGATAACATGGCTGTCCCTCAAGAACTACTTGCTGTTCAGGATGTTTGCCTGGACGTGCCCTGCTTCTGATCGGTGCAGCCTGTCCTGTCTTCTTCTTAAGCTCTATTCCTAGCGACTTTCCCTGGTGAGGGGCTCTCtgatctgtgtgcatgtgtgcgtatGGAAGTCTAGGGGCCAGCAACTGGAGCCAAACCACAGGTGGCCGTGGTTCCGGTCTCAGTGGTGCCAGTCACTGGAGTGGGACCGGAGGTCGTCGGCACTGCTTGTCTGGGGTGCCGGCACCTGGACAGACCAGGGTGAGTGGAAATAATGTGCTGCCAGCAAGTGAAGCGTGTGAGGGTATGCAAGTCAGTGTGTGACTGCTCTCAAGTATCAAGCCAGCTGAGGCAGCGAGTGGGTAAAGCGGCTTGGGAGCCACGTGTGGGTGTGTGCCCCTCAGGATGAGGTCACAGAGGGCGTTGGCTACAGGAGGCACCAGAGGGTCCTGGCCAACCACCAGAGACATCATAAGGCCATTTCGTGTCTGCGTGCATGTCTCTGGGGCCAAGAGAACCGGAGGAGCTGGCTGCCAGAACGACCAGGGTGTCAAGGTGTGCTGGTTTGGGGAtagaggtaattttcttcatagtagctggtatggggctgcgTTTGGGGTTTGTGCTGAAAATGGTGTTGATAATAGAGAGGTGTTGTTGtcgttgctgagcagtgcttacacagagtccaggccttttctgcctctcacaccagcCCACCAGCCAGTAGGcttgggggtgcacaaaaagatGGCCGGGgtcacaaccaggacagctgaccccaactgaccaaagggatattccataccatatgacgtcacgCTCAGCACATaaatctgtgggaagaagaaggaatggaGGAGATGTTTGGagttatggcgtttgtcttcccaagtaaccatgaTGGAGGCCTGCTCTCCTGGAGACAGATACCTGCCTGTCGATGCaaggagtgaatgaattccttgctttgttcttcttgcgtgcgcggcttttgctttatctattaatctgtctttatctcaacccaggacttttacccttccgatccCCTCCCCCATCGCACCGGTGCGGgcagtgagtgagcggctgcgtggtgtttacTTGCCGCCTGGAGTGAAACCACACCACCAGGCCCACCGGAGCCAGGGACCAGCTACAGGGTGGACGGGGTGTCTCAGTCCAGCTGCTGGAGTGATCCACGTTGTACATGTGTGTAATATTGTCCCACTCACAGTCCTTCATCGTGATCAGCCAGAAGGGGACCTGGACGAGGCTCTCGGTGCCCTCTGTTGAGTGCTGTGTGTTCCTGCCTGGGTTGATCGGTGTGGTCGGCCATGTGTTATATGTGTCGTACAcatggatttgtgtgtgtgtgtgcctccTGGGAGGCATGCTCAGCCTCGCTGATGTCTGGGCCAGGGGccatggagctgtggcagcctgaGCCTGAGCTCTGCTGGGCTCCTGGGTTCAGCAGCCACTGAACAGAAAGGGATCCTTCTGGGCTCTCCAAACCGCCAAGCTCGCCTGTCGATGAGGAAGagttctgctctgcttctcttctctgaggCTGGGGTGAGATGAATGCAGGTGAGATTACGGTGCCTATGAAgaagctgacctctccacagcAGGCAGCCCCTTTCTCATCTCCCACAGACTCTCCCCCTGGATTCAGACCCAACTGGGCTGTCAATGGCGGCAGTGGTCCCCTTTACCTGCCTCCCAGGCCTTAGGGATACGTGAGGCTGGCGGGGGGTTGGGTAGAGGGGTGGGGTCAGCAGCATTCTGAGCTCTGAGCCCCTTGGCCAAACCCCAGGCTCTTCTCCTCGCATCTTGCTTCCATGCAGCCACGTCCAGGTACGCTGCTCACAGGTGCTGAACTCCAGCAACCACAAGGCATCCTTGGAAGTGCAAAAGTACTGGGAAGTGCACCCAGAGGAGAGCAGGGTGGGGAGATCAAGGTGTCCATGGTCGTGGGGAAGAGATATCCCAAGGAGATGTCCAGGGATTGGGAAAGGGAGGCAGGTGGCCAGAGAGGCAGAAGTGCAAGTGTGTGTAAGAGAGGGGTGGTCGTGTGGGCAGGAAGAGGCTCCGGCCACCTCTGTGTCTTTCATAACCACGCAGGATCATTCCTGTCCTCTGACCCCTGCCAAGTCGCTCCTGACCACGCGATACAGCACATCTCTTGGTGGCATGGCTGGCTGCTGGCTACTCCTGCCTCCACACAGGTCTTCCCTGCTTTGTCACAAAACTGGTTAGGGGCTTGGTGTGTCTGAAATTTGAGGGGAGGCTGTGAGAGCTGGGATTCTTCCCATACCTGATGGAAGGGAATGAAGAGGGAGCCATAATCACTTCTCAGAAGTACCAACTGGCAGCACGAGTGGgagtgggcacaaattgaaacacatgaAGTCCCAGCTCAAGGCAAGAAAACACTTCCTTACCAAGAGGGGGGTCAAACAgcagaccaggttgcccagagaggttgtggagtctccatccttggagatactcaaaacccagctggacgaTGTCCTAAGCAACCAGCTCAAGCTGACCCTGCTGGAGCACTTGGCTGCCGCTGCCaccgctcctgctgctgcttgtcctgctcttgctgctgctcctgccactgctgctgccactggttctgccgctgctcctgctctcgctgctcctgttcctgctcctgctgcagctctaaCCCATTCGTCGATAGTGGATACTATGACCAACGTTAGAGGGACCCTACCTCCAGCCACGTGGAGGACAGGaacaatcgagtttattggcctgtgtggattcgatggcttGGCACATTCCACCcacagcagtataaggctctagtggacactggtgcccaacgcaccctgatgccatcccattttaaaggggcagaaacCATTGGTATTTCAAgaggggtctcaacagctgactgtgttggaggccgaggtgagcctaactgcgaacgagtggcaaaagcaccccatCGTGACCGTcccagaagctccatgcattcttggtatagattatctcaggacagggtattttaaggacccaatcggtgggcttttggtatagctgccttggagacagaggaagtCAAACAGCTGTCTGCGTTGCCgggtctctcagaggacccctctgttgtgggattgctgagggttgaagaacaacgggtgccaatcgctactacaacagtgcaccgacaaCAATATCGCACCAGCCGAGACTCCGTAATTCCTGTCCATAACCTAGAGAGTCAAGGAGTGATCAACAAGACTCTCTCCCCCTCTAACAGCCCCATagggccagtgtgaaagtctaatggagagtggagactgacagtagactatcgtggcctgaacgaagtcacgccaccgctgagcgCTGCCAtaccggacatgctagagcttcaatacgaactagagttgaaggcagccaagcataggccacgactgatattgctaaagcattcttctccatccctctgtcagcatagtgcaggccacagtttgctttcacctggaggggtgtccaatgcACCTGCCAGTCAGCTGCCCCAGGGGCGGAatcacagccccaccatttgctgTGGACTGATCCAGCCTGCACTGGAAGAGGTTGAAGCCCTGGAACACCTGCGATGCCTTGATGACATCGTTGtaatggggtaatacagcaggagaagtttttgagaaaggagagaaaagagtccaaatccttctgagagctggttttgtcaTAAAGCGGGGTAAgatcaagggacctgcacaggagattcagtttttaggaataaaatggcaagatggacattgtcagattccaatggagttGACTGATAAAATAGCAGTTATGTCCCCGCAGACAAACCA is a genomic window containing:
- the LOC141932924 gene encoding beta-keratin-related protein, which gives rise to MSCYSPCLPATCGPTPLANSCNEPCVIRCADSSVAIQPSPVMVTLPGPILSSFPQSTAVGSTASAAVGSSLSAASVPIASGGSLGLGGFGWSGLGRGLCGPLGRGNLLC